aaatgtgcatctagagagcagcaaatccaaggcaaaacatcccatgtataaatggccgaCGGGACTGGAGATCCCATCCACTAGCCTCTTCCTGAAAGCCCCAAAGGGGCGTCCTTGAAACCAGGGTGATCTCAGCTGGGCTCCAGCTTAATGAGATCCGGTAGATCCCTGGAGAGAGCCAGAAGACTTCCCCGGCCAGTGGCCTCTTATCCTCACAAGTTTAACCAGATTGTTTTGGGGGGTTAATCAGAGAAATTAAAATGCAGCAAGAGCCCCGCACGGCTGCAAGGGCGCTTCCTTCAGAGAGCCCCCCCCTCGCCCTTCCACCTCCCCACTGACACAGTTCTTGGATGGGAATCCGGTCGCCTAAAGGCCCCTCTTGTGCGCTTCGCGGCGGCCTCtctgcctggaaaaaaaaaatgtcGCTCAATTAGCCTCCGTGATTTATTCAATGCATGCATGAAAGGACATTAATATGCGGTGGCAGTTCCCACGAACAAGATTCCTCTCAGGCCTTCCGACAGCCCGAGCGTGCCTCcatcggcaaggggggggggaggtgatgttctactcctcccccttcctctgcaaGCCCCCGTCTCCCATTTCCAGATCTATCTacaagccagtgtgatgcagggaTTCCATATACCTTATGCAGACAGCGTGCTGGATGTATCCCGGGGATCAGTAGCTGGCGGGGGAGGGGTTACTTTTGAgccactgcacacacacacacacaccaactacCATCACCACCACGAAACAGgcaagggtatttttttttctttccacctgGGACATTTAAAAGTTTCCCGCTTTACTTTTCAAGCGAGTGAAAACCTGCAGATACCAGCCACTGCTGGGACCTTCTAGCCTGCAACCCCCAAAGCACTTCAGGTCCGAACGGCTGAAATTTGGAAGGCGGCTCTAGGTACATTTACCTGCACGAAAATCCCACTGCAACTTATGGGATCCGAACAATATTAAAGCAGGACTTGAAGAAAAGGCTGCCGTCCTGGCTGCGCAGGTTAGTTTAGGCTCGTGTTAGGGGGTCTCAGCAGGGAGGTCAGAGAATCagagactcatagagttggaagggatcaactagtccaacctcctgcacgatgcaggagattccaaactacctcccccccatacccccagtgacccatactccatgcccagaagatggccaaggtcctTTCCATGTACGTGCCTTGGCGACCCCAGTGGGTCTAGTAACACCGGTTGCTTTGATAGAACATtcccttgaaatcaatgggtcttACCGACCAATAGATCTCAGCCCCCTTGGATCGTAAGCGGGCTTGCACCCTGAACAGGGGGTAAGTAAGGCCCATTCATTCCCCTTCGACTCTCCCTTCTTCCAATTAAACTCTGGTTGGGCAGGGATTTTGTTCGCTCTTTTCATGCACGTCGGAGACGGCGCGTTTCGCTGGCGCTGTGTGGCGATTCTCTCGTTTGTTGTCAGGCTGGAGGGGAGCCGATTCTCCGCCGCTGGCTTCTTTCCCAGCCCCCTGCCCCCAAGCACCAGGGGTGGATCGGGAAAGCCGGCACCTTAAAGCCGGAATCAGCTGCGGGAGATGCGCTCCTGGGAGCCGAGCGCTCCTGGTGGAAGGAGAGGCGGGGGGCTGgctggatcggggggggggggggacaggcacCCTGAACGAGGAGGGCTTTGGGAAAAGCAGCGCCTGCCCACGGAAGAGCTCGCTCGGAGAAGCCCTTCCCCTGAAAGGCAAGGGGGTGACTTCGAGGAGAGTGGCACGCACGTGGTGCCGCGTAAACTTTCGGTTTTGGGTGCACGCTCCCCGTTGCTCGGCAGGAGGCTGGAGAGGAATGGAAACCCGACGGGACTTGTATacaaccccccgccccccggcaaCCAGTTCTGACCTCGCCATCCCATAGCAGATGCGGAGCCCCGCCGTTTTCAACGGGCGACCTCTTAGTTGCTGCGCTGAATCTCCGGCCTGATTTAACCTTCGTGATATTCACTGTTTCTttggaatggggggtgggtgggtgtttgaCGCTTCAGTCTCATTGACGAGCGACCCTTCGCACTATTGTGGGGCTTGGGCTGTTGGCCCCGCTAGGGATCGACCCTCGGGtttagcagggggttggataGACGGGATGTGACCAGGCCTTCCTAGGGCTGAACGCCAGCAGGACCTTGGTTGGGTAGGACTCTGGGGCTAGGGCAGGCCAAAAGACACTCCCCTGATCATCCCCTGAAGGGTTATTGAAGCCCAGGACACTGCAGGCCAGGAGACTCGAATGTCTATCCTGGTCCTGAACATCTTCACAATGGAAGTTCTCCTCAGGCCCTTCACAGTCCCAGGTCAATGAGTTAACAAGCAGGGTGCACTTTGTGAAATGAGTTAAAATACTGCAAAGGGGCTAAAAACGTGTCAGAAGCCccgaagaggggccgtggctcagtggtagagcatccccttggcatgcagaaggttcagtccccggtatcgccagttaaagggactaggcgagtaggtgatgtgaaagacctctgcctgagaccctggagagccgctgcccgtctgagtagacaatactgactttgatggaccaagggtctgattcagtagaaggcagcttcatgtgttcaagttaatgttttgtttttacactAGGATTGACACCACAATATTTGGGAGGGGTAGCCATCTTGCTCTTCTTGGGTTTTGAAGACTGTAATCCTGTTCACACACATCTAGAAATAAGCCTCAGCAGGTAGCCGGGCCTATTTCCAAGAAAATGTTTACAGGATCTAGGCACACgattccccctccttcccctcagTGTTCCTTGCGGATTGGGCTgaaagtatatatatttttccgcCTCTTAAAAAGTCCAGCTGATTAAATAAAGGGGGTGGGATCCGAACTTGTTTTTAGCTCTTTATGTAGGAGAGAAACACACCCGCCCAAAAGAAAATGCCATTTCACTGATATTAGTAAGCAAAATAGGAAACAATTTTAATCACGGGGGGGGACACAACAGAAACCAGTCTGAATAAAACTACAATAAGACCAAGaggttttcttttaatattttttcatAAGCAGGATTTGAAATTGATCCCTTCAGAACTTTTACATGAAATAaaaaggataatttttttttctgctgctgcaatGTTGCGACTTCAACACAGTTGAATCCGTAAAAACCCAAAAAGCTTGAGGGgtcgtttttttttttctgatgcaTGACTAATATCCACAATATTTAAAACGGCAAGCACCATGCTCTTCATTTATTATGATTCTTGGTATTACTGTTAATTTATCAACTAATACAAACTTAAAATGCATCCGGCCAGCAGTGCCAGCAAATCCCTAAAAGGAAACTAAAAAATAAAGTTTtcattttggtattttttttgtcAGTGCAACATAAAAATCCTTTTACTGACctgcaggagggaaaaaaataaaccccaaaagagagagagaaaaaaacataaaGACTCTAAACTATTATTACTATACCAAGTGGTGAAGAAATTTGGCTAAACTCTCACTGGCTACATGAAGAAGCAGGCGGGAGTTGGCAAAAGAATGCATGGGAAAGGTGGAAGCAAACCCCTCCAAACAGGCATGTTAAAAAAGGAGCTggtttctgcccccacccccaccccaatttagAATTTATTTCAGACTTTTGCACCGATCAACTAACTGAACTCCAATCACAACTCACGCAGGTGAGCTGATGGACACTGCCTCTGGAATTAGCTGGCATCTCTCTGCTATAAGAAATGAAGCGGCCAACTGTTGCAGGGtcgaggatggggggggggtctcaattGCACATTCTAACCTCCCCTTCCCATTCCTGAGTGTAGGATAAAATCAGGTGGCCCGGAGGAAAGAGAGGTTTAGAGCGATGGGCCGTCCAGGGGAGACGCAACGTGGAGTTGGTCCTCTACCCCTTCCAGTAACTTGCTGactagtttttttttaacccccccccctttctgcatcCTTGGACATTTAAGTCTAATGCAGTCCAGGGGAGTTTTACTCCACCAATTGCAGTAGGTTTGGCTTCcaagttatggggggggggcatggaggtTAGGCTTGACATTCTGTGCCCCAACCAacaaaaaccaaaatgaaaactaatttttttaaaaaaagttacaacTTCAAAAGTGCACCAAATATACAAAGTTTTTTTCCCTAAATGCAAAATGCCCAGAATGTTTATTGACTGATTTGTAAGTCATCTTTTTGCCTAAGGAATGACCATAACCAGCGACAGGCAGCCTGCTGAAATGTCCTCCTGTCTTGTTTTGTGGTTCCCCTCCACTGTGAAGGTAGAAGTGGCCGATATTTACAAGCTTAACCCAGGGCCCAATCCACCCTTGGCACTATTGCGCAGGGACTCCCATTCCTCACCACGGAGCTTGCGCCAGAGACCTTCCAGGAGGATTGGGcccagactttaaaaaaacaaagaaaaaaagaagaaaagaaagagaatagGAACAAACAATTGCACGAGCAGTAGAAAGAGGGCTTTTATATAGAGAGATAACTCGCGACATATTCTTGcttaatgaaaaaaacaaaaacaaaacacagtaaCAACAGGAAGGGGGAGCTATGGCCGATGACCAACGACATGCGAAAaagttaaacaagaaaaaaatggtaCAAAATAGAAGTTACCGTACATGTCCAGCATGCAGgattaatatttttaatgcagattttttgtaatttttttcctaTATAATCAAGCAGGCAATAAAACCGAGAAGAGTTCttggtttcccctttcctctCGCAAGAAATGTCCCATCTGAATTCAGTCAACTCTCTCTCACAAGGCGGGCATACGAGAGTTTGTCTTTAtcgtcctctctctctctcttttttttttccaggtcaaTTTTGTGCATTCTCCCTcgttttgttttcttccttttttttagaGAAAAAAAACTCCAAAGCAGAGATTCTAGATGGCTTGTCCAGGGCCCATCCCTTTGTTTTGCAAAGTCCAGGATAAAGTTCTACAAGCAAGCAATCGATTGGTATAAAACATGTTCTTTGCAAACCCAGTCCttttccattccccccttccccccccccgtggcttcCACCTTTCCCTCTCTAGCTGGCCCGCTACCAGGATCAGctgcacccctcccctccccctccgatCTTCGCAGCTAGCCCATAATAAGACGAGAAGGTTGCAAACAGATCGCGCAGTCACGGATGACAGGCAACCCCGCCAACCCCCAGGCCCGGCCACTCTTctgctgactctctctctctctgctcaagAGGGGACATGGATGGAGATGTCAGAGGATGGGGAAGGGGGCAAGTGAGGGTGAGTGAGGGGGGGGAATCTCAGTTgctgatttttgttttaaaggactCACATGAAGAACTCGGGAGAAGACGGGTTGTCGCTGGTGGATCCGGCCTCCCTGAAGCCGTTGCTGGCCAGTTTCTCGCACTTGAGCTTGTAGgcgtctctctctctggccagcCGGGTGACCTCTTGCTTGAGCTGTTCCACCTGCTGGATGAGCTGGGTCTTCTCGTTCTCCAGGTGGTGCTTCTGCTGGACCCGCTTGTACCTGCAAGACTGGGCATAGCCTCTGTTCTTCAAGGTCCTCCTCTTCTGCTTGAGACGGATCACCTCGTCTTTGGTGAAGCCCCTCAGGTGCCGGTTGAGCTCCCGCACCGACATGGAGACCAGCTGGTCATCGGAGAACCGGTCCTCCACGCTGCTGGacgaggaggcggaggaggacgAGGGGTGCGGCTGGTGCGTGTTGGGGAGCTGCTGGGAGGAGCTGGAGGcgttggaaggggtgggggacgcctggtggtggtgggggtggtggtggtggtgatggtgcgGCAGGCCCGGGCCGGCCAGGTCTTCGTGGGTGACCCCGCcgtactggtggtggtggtgcgggtggtggtggtgctggtggtggtgggcggCGGCCCGGAAGCTCTCGAAGCTCTGGAGCTGCTGGGGCACCTGGTGGGGCCCGATGAGGGCTTCCACCGCGTCCTCCGGGGTGAGGTTGAGCGTCTCCGGGTTCATCTGCGGGTAGCTGTTGGCCATCCAGTAGAGGTCCTCCAGGTGGGTCTTCTGCTCGGTGGGGCTGAAACTGGGCGAGGAGGGCACCGAGCTGCAGGGGGtgctgatgggggtggaggagacgGAGCCGGCGGGCTGGAGGCGGGTGCAGGGGCGGCCGGGGCGCTCGGCCCTGCCCAGGGGCTCCTTCTTCACGTCGAACTTCATCAGGTCGAAGTCATTGACGTACTCCATGGCCAAGGGGCTGGTGGGCAGCTCGGGGCCGATGCCCAGCTCGCCGGCCATGGCGCTGGGGCGGGCGCAGGGGGGCGCGCCTCTCCCCCGGAGGGGCTCGGAGGGGGGCTGGCTGGCCGCCTGGCCGCCTCACCCCAGGGTCCAGAGCGCCTCGGCGCCGGCCAGCCCGCAGCAAGCCCGCTCTTCTCCGCTCCGCCGCAGCCCAGCCGAGGAGAGGCGCCGTCGGGGCGGACGCGCGGCCTCTCCGGAGCGCGCCGGCTGCCCGGCTCCCGCGCCGCTGGCCACAAACCCGCGGGCGGCGAccgaggaagggaaggggaggccCCCCTGCAAAGCTGGCCGCCCGCCTCGCCCCCTTCCCGGCGAGCGAAGGGgaagaaggcaggcaggcagggagggagggacgcaCGCCGGGTTTGTAAGTCCGGGCTCCTGGCGCTCTCCGAGCCGCCGGCCGCTTCCCCCCAGCTCGGGGGCGCAGGAGCCGCCGGCCAGCCGGCCGCCGCGATCGAGGCGCTGGAGCGGCCGAGCGAGCGGGAGGAGAGGCGCCAAGTGCGCGGGGCTCCCAGCCGCAGCCTCCAGCGCCGCGCGGCCAGCTGTGCTCCGGCGAGCCGCCCCTCTCGCCTCCTTATAGCGCCTGCCCGGCTGACACTCcggcggagggggcggggccggggGAGGCCCCCGACCAATCGCGGCCGGGCCGCGGGAGGGGCTCGGGGTAgccggggggggcggggaagagggTGACAGCTCGCGGCCGGTCAGCTGACTGGCAGCTGGAGGAGCCCGCCCTCGCGGCCGGCCCCGGGATCCTTCCCCGCACCCCTCCCTCTTTCGTGGCCCGTCTCttgccctccctccctgcctgcctgtctcCGGCTTGGGCAACCGGCCACCGGTCCCAGTCGGTTGCatggcttccctccccacccttccCATTCTGCTAAAGGAAACAAAAGGAttacttggcggggggggggggcgagttgcAAGAAAGAGAATGGCTGcaactttttctcccccttcgggagtgggaggaggggaaagtggggaagcgcggggggggggtgtatgcTCGCGCGGAGCCGTGCACGGGTGAGCCTATGGCCATCaatgcacgggagattttgctttggatttgcttctctctagttgcacattccccccccccccaatccggattctcaaaactcagcacggggggcttattgttgagttttgagcattcggatggggggaaatgtgcatctacagagcagcaaatccaaggcaaaaaccgcccgggcataaaaggcctatattgGACGGGGAAGGGTGGGATGCAGAGGGGATGCTCTTTCGCGTTCGCCTCGCTTTTATGCAGGCTCCCGTTGGCTAGCCGGCGTTACATAAGTCAAAAGTGGAAGTGAAGTCGCCCCCACCCCCTTCGCACGCACGCGTCAGAAAGCACTCCGAAAGCCAGCGAAACGGCAGCTTTTTGCAGCGCAAGAGGGGAAAGAGGAATTAAAACTCCCTTTCGAGTCCCGGGGATGGTCTGTGATTTCCCCTTCTCCGCGGCTTGCCAGCAGGGCATGCAAAGGAGGACGCGTTTTGCAAGATTTgggcgcggggggtggggggcggggagaggtgtCCAGCGACGGGGCTGCGTTTTCGCTCGAACATTTTGTAACGATTAAGAAAGATCACGGCGCCCTCCTCCTtctgttcccttcccccccccccaaactcctggTTTCTCGGCTCCAAACGGACATAAAGCGCGACCCCAAGTGGCCTCTTGGAGAAGTGCGTCGATTAAaagcttggagggggggaaatgctccCGGCGCCGGGCGAAACCGAAGCGCCGGTGTGCGGAAAAGAGACGGCGCGGGGATGCCTGCAGTTCGTCGTCTGTGCCCGGCGACACCGGGCTTCCTACTCGTGCGCAGCCGGGCTCCAAGCGGCGCTTGTTTCCCCACGTGAGAATCGCCGCGTTATCCATCCACCTGCCAACTTTGCACCGAACAATTAATTTCCTTCCTCCTTTATGAATAATCTCTCTGTGTCTCCCTGTTGTTCTTTTAAAAGATGTTATTGCCACCGAAACCCGGAcagggtggtgggggagggggggacattaTCCTAGCCCGCACACCGCTAGATATCATGGACGGCAGAGAGCAATGCTCTATTCCTCCCCCCGCGCCATGTTATCGTGCAAACAGACGTGTTcttgggtccccccaccctttttttttaacctaaacgTGTCTCTTTTCAAACGAGCGCCCTTAATCTGGACGGGAAGCGGCACCCGAGTCTGCCGCCTCGCCGCGCGCTCCTTTGCAAGTCGCTTGCGCCGCATCCAGGGAAGCTCGCGACACGTGGGAATGTCTGCGGctggtgggatttggggggggtggggatCTCCCGAAGGGGCCGTGAGTAAACGCTTCTCGCGTGCAAGCGAGCGCCGGGGTCCTCGAAGGCGGCTGCTTCCCGGAGGCCAAGTGACCAGCCCGTTAGGAACTCTGGTCGCCACAAAAGCGGGACTGTTTCGCTCGCAAGGGAGAGA
This Euleptes europaea isolate rEulEur1 chromosome 2, rEulEur1.hap1, whole genome shotgun sequence DNA region includes the following protein-coding sequences:
- the MAFB gene encoding transcription factor MafB, with the translated sequence MAGELGIGPELPTSPLAMEYVNDFDLMKFDVKKEPLGRAERPGRPCTRLQPAGSVSSTPISTPCSSVPSSPSFSPTEQKTHLEDLYWMANSYPQMNPETLNLTPEDAVEALIGPHQVPQQLQSFESFRAAAHHHQHHHHPHHHHQYGGVTHEDLAGPGLPHHHHHHHPHHHQASPTPSNASSSSQQLPNTHQPHPSSSSASSSSSVEDRFSDDQLVSMSVRELNRHLRGFTKDEVIRLKQKRRTLKNRGYAQSCRYKRVQQKHHLENEKTQLIQQVEQLKQEVTRLARERDAYKLKCEKLASNGFREAGSTSDNPSSPEFFITLSWTLQNKGMGPGQAI